From Flavobacteriales bacterium, a single genomic window includes:
- a CDS encoding pyridoxamine 5'-phosphate oxidase family protein, with product MSAKAVIHARRLINKKDFGILSTLSVKLGGFPFGSVVPYCLDGNGIPVVLISTIGEHTKNLKKDNRCSITIIKENEDVQSNGRLCAIEK from the coding sequence ATGAGCGCGAAAGCAGTAATACATGCGAGAAGATTAATTAATAAGAAAGACTTTGGAATCCTTTCCACTTTATCTGTAAAGCTTGGTGGGTTTCCTTTTGGTTCTGTGGTGCCATATTGCTTGGATGGAAATGGAATACCAGTTGTTTTAATATCTACGATAGGCGAGCATACCAAGAACTTAAAGAAAGATAATCGTTGTTCCATAACTATTATTAAGGAGAATGAGGACGTGCAATCTAACGGCCGGTTATGTGCTATCGAAAAGTGA